One part of the Anser cygnoides isolate HZ-2024a breed goose chromosome 9, Taihu_goose_T2T_genome, whole genome shotgun sequence genome encodes these proteins:
- the TRPC1 gene encoding short transient receptor potential channel 1 isoform X1, which produces MAALYHSADPSVSASPNKLLALKDVRQVKEETTLDEKLFLLACDKGDYYMVKKLLEENSSGEMNINCVDVLGRNAVTITIENENLDILQLLLDYGCQSSDALLVAIDSEVVGAVDILLNHRPKRSSRPTIVKLMERIQNPEYSTTMDVAPVILAAHRNNYEILTMLLKQDISLPKPHAVGCECTLCTAKNKKDSLRHSRFRLDIYRCLASPALIMLTEEDPILRAFELSADLKELSLVEVEFRNDYEELAQQCKTFAKDLLAQARNSRELEVILNHTSSDEHVDKRGLLEERMNLSRLKLAIKYNQKEFVAQSNCQQFLNTVWFGQMAGYRRKHTCKKILTVLMVGIFWPVLSLCYLLAPKSRVGRIIHTPFMKFIIHGASYFTFLLLLNLYSLVYNENKKNTMGPALERIDYLLIIWLIGMVWSDVKRLWYDGLEDFLEESRNQLSFVMNSLYLATFALKVVAHNKFHDYAERKDWDAFHPTLVAEGLFAFANVLSYLRLFFMYTTSSILGPLQISMGQMLQDFGKFLGMFLLVLFSFTIGLTQLYDKGFTVNEEERDCAGIFCEKQSNDTFHSFIGTCFALFWYIFSLAHVAIFVTRFSYGEELQSFVGAVIVGTYNVVVVIVLTKLLVAMLHKSFQLIANHEDKEWKFARAKLWLSYFDDKCTLPPPFNVIPSPKTICYLFNSLSKWICSHTSSGKVKRQNSLKEWRNLKQKRDENYQKVMCCLVHRYLTSMRQKMQSTDQATVENLNELRQDLSKFRNEMRDLLGFRTSKYAMFYPRN; this is translated from the exons ATGGCCGCCCTGTACCACAGCGCGGACCCGTCCGTCTCGGCCTCGCCGAACAAGCTGCTGGCGCTAAAGGACGTGCGGCAGGTGAAGGAGGAGACCACCCTGGACGAGAAGCTCTTCCTCCTGGCCTGCGACAAAG GTGACTACTACATGGTTAAGAAACTCTTAGAGGAAAACAGCTCGGGTGAAATGAACATAAACTGTGTGGATGTGCTTGGAAGAAATGCTGTTACCATAAccattgaaaatgaaaatttggaTATTCTACAGCTTCTTCTGGATTATGGCTGCCAG tCATCAGATGCACTTTTGGTGGCTATTGACTCAGAAGTGGTGGGAGCTGTTGACATTCTACTTAATCACCGGCCAAAAAGATCTTCCAGACCAACCATTGTA AAACTAATGGAACGCATTCAGAACCCAGAGTACTCAACGACCATGGATGTGGCACCTGTCATTTTAGCTGCTCATCGTAATAACTATGAAATTCTCACCATGCTGTTAAAGCAAGATATATCGCTACCCAAACCTCACGCTGTAGGCTGTGAATGCACGCTCTGTactgcaaaaaacaaaaaagatagtCTGCGACATTCCAG GTTTCGTCTTGACATTTACCGGTGTTTGGCCAGTCCTGCTTTAATAATGTTAACGGAGGAGGATCCAATTCTGCGAGCTTTTGAACTTAGTGCAGACTTGAAAGAATTAAGTCTTGTTGAGGTTGAATTCAG AAATGATTATGAGGAGCTAGCTCAACAGTGCAAAACCTTTGCTAAAGACTTGCTCGCACAAGCACGGAATTCACGGGAGCTGGAAGTTATTCTGAATCATACATCTAGCGATGAACATGTAGACAAGCGAGGATTGTTGGAAGAGAGGATGAACTTAAGTCGCTTAAAACTGGCAATCAAGTATAACCAAAAAGAG tttgttgCTCAGTCTAACTGCCAGCAGTTTCTTAACACTGTGTGGTTTGGACAGATGGCAGGCTATCGACGCAAGCACACGTGCAAAAAAATTTTGACTGTTTTGATGGTTGGCATTTTCTGGCCAGTTCTGTCCCTGTGTTACTTATTAGCCCCTAAATCTCGAGTAGGTCGAATAATTCACACTCCTTTTATGAAGTTTATTATTCATGGAGCTtcatatttcacatttcttttattaCTTAATTTGTACTCCCTCGTCTATAATGAGAATAAGAAGAATACAATGGGGCCAGCCCTTGAGAGAATAGACTATCTTCTGATAATATGGCTAATTG GAATGGTGTGGTCAGATGTCAAAAGACTCTGGTATGACGGTTTAGAAGACTTTTTAGAAGAGTCCCGTAATCAGCTTAGTTTTGTCATGAATTCCCTGTATTTGGCAACTTTTGCTCTGAAAGTAGTTGCCCATAACAAG TTTCATGATTATGCTGAAAGAAAGGATTGGGATGCATTCCATCCTACATTAGTGGCAGAAggtctttttgcttttgctaatgTTCTAAGTTACCTACGCCTGTTCTTCATGTACACAACCAGCTCTATTCTGGGACCACTCCAG ATTTCAATGGGACAGATGCTGCAAGATTTTGGAAAATTTCTAGGCATGTTTCTTCTTGTCCTGTTCTCATTCACAATTGGATTGACACAGCTTTATGATAAAGGATTTACTGTAAATGAAGAAGAACGGGACTGTGCAGGGATTTTCTGTGAGAAACAGAGCAATGACACATTCCATTC gtTTATTGGCACctgttttgctctgttctgGTATATCTTCTCGCTGGCACATGTAGCGATCTTTGTCACGCGCTTTAGCTATGGTGAAGAATTACAGTCGTTTGTGGGGGCTGTTATTGTTGGTACCTACAACGTGGTGGTTGTGATAGTATTAACTAAACTTCTTGTGGCAATGCTTCATAAAAGTTTTCAGCTGATAGCA AATCATGAAGATAAGGAATGGAAATTTGCTCGTGCCAAGCTTTGGCTTAGCTACTTCGATGACAAATGCACACTACCTCCACCTTTCAATGTTATTCCATCTCCCAAGACTATCTGTTATCTCTTCAACAGTCTCAGTAAATGGATCTGTTCTCACACATCAAGTGGCAAAGTGAAACGTCAGAATAGCCTTAAG GAATGGAGAAATCTGAAGCAGAAGAGAGATGAGAATTATCAAAAGGTGATGTGCTGCTTAGTCCACCGTTACTTGACATCCATGAGACAGAAGATGCAAAGCACAGATCAGGCAACCGTGGAAAACCTAAATGAACTGCGGCAAGACTTATCAAAATTCCGAAATGAAATGAGAGACCTACTTGGCTTTCGAACTTCTAAATATGCGATGTTTTATCCAAGAAATTAA
- the TRPC1 gene encoding short transient receptor potential channel 1 isoform X2 encodes MAALYHSADPSVSASPNKLLALKDVRQVKEETTLDEKLFLLACDKGDYYMVKKLLEENSSGEMNINCVDVLGRNAVTITIENENLDILQLLLDYGCQKLMERIQNPEYSTTMDVAPVILAAHRNNYEILTMLLKQDISLPKPHAVGCECTLCTAKNKKDSLRHSRFRLDIYRCLASPALIMLTEEDPILRAFELSADLKELSLVEVEFRNDYEELAQQCKTFAKDLLAQARNSRELEVILNHTSSDEHVDKRGLLEERMNLSRLKLAIKYNQKEFVAQSNCQQFLNTVWFGQMAGYRRKHTCKKILTVLMVGIFWPVLSLCYLLAPKSRVGRIIHTPFMKFIIHGASYFTFLLLLNLYSLVYNENKKNTMGPALERIDYLLIIWLIGMVWSDVKRLWYDGLEDFLEESRNQLSFVMNSLYLATFALKVVAHNKFHDYAERKDWDAFHPTLVAEGLFAFANVLSYLRLFFMYTTSSILGPLQISMGQMLQDFGKFLGMFLLVLFSFTIGLTQLYDKGFTVNEEERDCAGIFCEKQSNDTFHSFIGTCFALFWYIFSLAHVAIFVTRFSYGEELQSFVGAVIVGTYNVVVVIVLTKLLVAMLHKSFQLIANHEDKEWKFARAKLWLSYFDDKCTLPPPFNVIPSPKTICYLFNSLSKWICSHTSSGKVKRQNSLKEWRNLKQKRDENYQKVMCCLVHRYLTSMRQKMQSTDQATVENLNELRQDLSKFRNEMRDLLGFRTSKYAMFYPRN; translated from the exons ATGGCCGCCCTGTACCACAGCGCGGACCCGTCCGTCTCGGCCTCGCCGAACAAGCTGCTGGCGCTAAAGGACGTGCGGCAGGTGAAGGAGGAGACCACCCTGGACGAGAAGCTCTTCCTCCTGGCCTGCGACAAAG GTGACTACTACATGGTTAAGAAACTCTTAGAGGAAAACAGCTCGGGTGAAATGAACATAAACTGTGTGGATGTGCTTGGAAGAAATGCTGTTACCATAAccattgaaaatgaaaatttggaTATTCTACAGCTTCTTCTGGATTATGGCTGCCAG AAACTAATGGAACGCATTCAGAACCCAGAGTACTCAACGACCATGGATGTGGCACCTGTCATTTTAGCTGCTCATCGTAATAACTATGAAATTCTCACCATGCTGTTAAAGCAAGATATATCGCTACCCAAACCTCACGCTGTAGGCTGTGAATGCACGCTCTGTactgcaaaaaacaaaaaagatagtCTGCGACATTCCAG GTTTCGTCTTGACATTTACCGGTGTTTGGCCAGTCCTGCTTTAATAATGTTAACGGAGGAGGATCCAATTCTGCGAGCTTTTGAACTTAGTGCAGACTTGAAAGAATTAAGTCTTGTTGAGGTTGAATTCAG AAATGATTATGAGGAGCTAGCTCAACAGTGCAAAACCTTTGCTAAAGACTTGCTCGCACAAGCACGGAATTCACGGGAGCTGGAAGTTATTCTGAATCATACATCTAGCGATGAACATGTAGACAAGCGAGGATTGTTGGAAGAGAGGATGAACTTAAGTCGCTTAAAACTGGCAATCAAGTATAACCAAAAAGAG tttgttgCTCAGTCTAACTGCCAGCAGTTTCTTAACACTGTGTGGTTTGGACAGATGGCAGGCTATCGACGCAAGCACACGTGCAAAAAAATTTTGACTGTTTTGATGGTTGGCATTTTCTGGCCAGTTCTGTCCCTGTGTTACTTATTAGCCCCTAAATCTCGAGTAGGTCGAATAATTCACACTCCTTTTATGAAGTTTATTATTCATGGAGCTtcatatttcacatttcttttattaCTTAATTTGTACTCCCTCGTCTATAATGAGAATAAGAAGAATACAATGGGGCCAGCCCTTGAGAGAATAGACTATCTTCTGATAATATGGCTAATTG GAATGGTGTGGTCAGATGTCAAAAGACTCTGGTATGACGGTTTAGAAGACTTTTTAGAAGAGTCCCGTAATCAGCTTAGTTTTGTCATGAATTCCCTGTATTTGGCAACTTTTGCTCTGAAAGTAGTTGCCCATAACAAG TTTCATGATTATGCTGAAAGAAAGGATTGGGATGCATTCCATCCTACATTAGTGGCAGAAggtctttttgcttttgctaatgTTCTAAGTTACCTACGCCTGTTCTTCATGTACACAACCAGCTCTATTCTGGGACCACTCCAG ATTTCAATGGGACAGATGCTGCAAGATTTTGGAAAATTTCTAGGCATGTTTCTTCTTGTCCTGTTCTCATTCACAATTGGATTGACACAGCTTTATGATAAAGGATTTACTGTAAATGAAGAAGAACGGGACTGTGCAGGGATTTTCTGTGAGAAACAGAGCAATGACACATTCCATTC gtTTATTGGCACctgttttgctctgttctgGTATATCTTCTCGCTGGCACATGTAGCGATCTTTGTCACGCGCTTTAGCTATGGTGAAGAATTACAGTCGTTTGTGGGGGCTGTTATTGTTGGTACCTACAACGTGGTGGTTGTGATAGTATTAACTAAACTTCTTGTGGCAATGCTTCATAAAAGTTTTCAGCTGATAGCA AATCATGAAGATAAGGAATGGAAATTTGCTCGTGCCAAGCTTTGGCTTAGCTACTTCGATGACAAATGCACACTACCTCCACCTTTCAATGTTATTCCATCTCCCAAGACTATCTGTTATCTCTTCAACAGTCTCAGTAAATGGATCTGTTCTCACACATCAAGTGGCAAAGTGAAACGTCAGAATAGCCTTAAG GAATGGAGAAATCTGAAGCAGAAGAGAGATGAGAATTATCAAAAGGTGATGTGCTGCTTAGTCCACCGTTACTTGACATCCATGAGACAGAAGATGCAAAGCACAGATCAGGCAACCGTGGAAAACCTAAATGAACTGCGGCAAGACTTATCAAAATTCCGAAATGAAATGAGAGACCTACTTGGCTTTCGAACTTCTAAATATGCGATGTTTTATCCAAGAAATTAA
- the TRPC1 gene encoding short transient receptor potential channel 1 isoform X3 codes for MVKKLLEENSSGEMNINCVDVLGRNAVTITIENENLDILQLLLDYGCQSSDALLVAIDSEVVGAVDILLNHRPKRSSRPTIVKLMERIQNPEYSTTMDVAPVILAAHRNNYEILTMLLKQDISLPKPHAVGCECTLCTAKNKKDSLRHSRFRLDIYRCLASPALIMLTEEDPILRAFELSADLKELSLVEVEFRNDYEELAQQCKTFAKDLLAQARNSRELEVILNHTSSDEHVDKRGLLEERMNLSRLKLAIKYNQKEFVAQSNCQQFLNTVWFGQMAGYRRKHTCKKILTVLMVGIFWPVLSLCYLLAPKSRVGRIIHTPFMKFIIHGASYFTFLLLLNLYSLVYNENKKNTMGPALERIDYLLIIWLIGMVWSDVKRLWYDGLEDFLEESRNQLSFVMNSLYLATFALKVVAHNKFHDYAERKDWDAFHPTLVAEGLFAFANVLSYLRLFFMYTTSSILGPLQISMGQMLQDFGKFLGMFLLVLFSFTIGLTQLYDKGFTVNEEERDCAGIFCEKQSNDTFHSFIGTCFALFWYIFSLAHVAIFVTRFSYGEELQSFVGAVIVGTYNVVVVIVLTKLLVAMLHKSFQLIANHEDKEWKFARAKLWLSYFDDKCTLPPPFNVIPSPKTICYLFNSLSKWICSHTSSGKVKRQNSLKEWRNLKQKRDENYQKVMCCLVHRYLTSMRQKMQSTDQATVENLNELRQDLSKFRNEMRDLLGFRTSKYAMFYPRN; via the exons ATGGTTAAGAAACTCTTAGAGGAAAACAGCTCGGGTGAAATGAACATAAACTGTGTGGATGTGCTTGGAAGAAATGCTGTTACCATAAccattgaaaatgaaaatttggaTATTCTACAGCTTCTTCTGGATTATGGCTGCCAG tCATCAGATGCACTTTTGGTGGCTATTGACTCAGAAGTGGTGGGAGCTGTTGACATTCTACTTAATCACCGGCCAAAAAGATCTTCCAGACCAACCATTGTA AAACTAATGGAACGCATTCAGAACCCAGAGTACTCAACGACCATGGATGTGGCACCTGTCATTTTAGCTGCTCATCGTAATAACTATGAAATTCTCACCATGCTGTTAAAGCAAGATATATCGCTACCCAAACCTCACGCTGTAGGCTGTGAATGCACGCTCTGTactgcaaaaaacaaaaaagatagtCTGCGACATTCCAG GTTTCGTCTTGACATTTACCGGTGTTTGGCCAGTCCTGCTTTAATAATGTTAACGGAGGAGGATCCAATTCTGCGAGCTTTTGAACTTAGTGCAGACTTGAAAGAATTAAGTCTTGTTGAGGTTGAATTCAG AAATGATTATGAGGAGCTAGCTCAACAGTGCAAAACCTTTGCTAAAGACTTGCTCGCACAAGCACGGAATTCACGGGAGCTGGAAGTTATTCTGAATCATACATCTAGCGATGAACATGTAGACAAGCGAGGATTGTTGGAAGAGAGGATGAACTTAAGTCGCTTAAAACTGGCAATCAAGTATAACCAAAAAGAG tttgttgCTCAGTCTAACTGCCAGCAGTTTCTTAACACTGTGTGGTTTGGACAGATGGCAGGCTATCGACGCAAGCACACGTGCAAAAAAATTTTGACTGTTTTGATGGTTGGCATTTTCTGGCCAGTTCTGTCCCTGTGTTACTTATTAGCCCCTAAATCTCGAGTAGGTCGAATAATTCACACTCCTTTTATGAAGTTTATTATTCATGGAGCTtcatatttcacatttcttttattaCTTAATTTGTACTCCCTCGTCTATAATGAGAATAAGAAGAATACAATGGGGCCAGCCCTTGAGAGAATAGACTATCTTCTGATAATATGGCTAATTG GAATGGTGTGGTCAGATGTCAAAAGACTCTGGTATGACGGTTTAGAAGACTTTTTAGAAGAGTCCCGTAATCAGCTTAGTTTTGTCATGAATTCCCTGTATTTGGCAACTTTTGCTCTGAAAGTAGTTGCCCATAACAAG TTTCATGATTATGCTGAAAGAAAGGATTGGGATGCATTCCATCCTACATTAGTGGCAGAAggtctttttgcttttgctaatgTTCTAAGTTACCTACGCCTGTTCTTCATGTACACAACCAGCTCTATTCTGGGACCACTCCAG ATTTCAATGGGACAGATGCTGCAAGATTTTGGAAAATTTCTAGGCATGTTTCTTCTTGTCCTGTTCTCATTCACAATTGGATTGACACAGCTTTATGATAAAGGATTTACTGTAAATGAAGAAGAACGGGACTGTGCAGGGATTTTCTGTGAGAAACAGAGCAATGACACATTCCATTC gtTTATTGGCACctgttttgctctgttctgGTATATCTTCTCGCTGGCACATGTAGCGATCTTTGTCACGCGCTTTAGCTATGGTGAAGAATTACAGTCGTTTGTGGGGGCTGTTATTGTTGGTACCTACAACGTGGTGGTTGTGATAGTATTAACTAAACTTCTTGTGGCAATGCTTCATAAAAGTTTTCAGCTGATAGCA AATCATGAAGATAAGGAATGGAAATTTGCTCGTGCCAAGCTTTGGCTTAGCTACTTCGATGACAAATGCACACTACCTCCACCTTTCAATGTTATTCCATCTCCCAAGACTATCTGTTATCTCTTCAACAGTCTCAGTAAATGGATCTGTTCTCACACATCAAGTGGCAAAGTGAAACGTCAGAATAGCCTTAAG GAATGGAGAAATCTGAAGCAGAAGAGAGATGAGAATTATCAAAAGGTGATGTGCTGCTTAGTCCACCGTTACTTGACATCCATGAGACAGAAGATGCAAAGCACAGATCAGGCAACCGTGGAAAACCTAAATGAACTGCGGCAAGACTTATCAAAATTCCGAAATGAAATGAGAGACCTACTTGGCTTTCGAACTTCTAAATATGCGATGTTTTATCCAAGAAATTAA